The genome window CATTTCCGGCCTCTGGTGTAAAAACCAAGTTTCCACCAAGCTGTTGTCATCTATTACCGAGTTCGATCGCGTCCCACTTGCGGAGCGTCTCGGCCAGTTTCCCGCGCCCGTAATGGATCCGGCTCATCACCGTGCCGATCGTGGTTTCGGTCACCTCGGCGATTTCCTGGTAACTCAGCCCGTTGATTTCCCGCAGAACCAGCACCCGACGGTGCTCGTCGCTGAGAGTGCCGAGCGCTTTGTCCACCAGCGAGGCTAGCTCCCGGCGGTAGAGCTCGTTCTCTGGATTTTCGCTCGCCGGGGCCGTGATCTGTGAGGCCCCCTGGTCGACTTCCTCAAGCGGCCGCTCGGTGAGCCGCTGCCTGCGACGGGCCTGTTTGCGGCGGTAATCGGTGGTGACGTTGATTGCGATCCGGTAGAGCCAGGTGTAGAAAGAACTCTGAGCCTTGAAGCTTTTCAGCGAGCGGAAAACCCGGACAAAGGCCTCCTGCACGATATCGTGGACGTCCTCCACCTGGCCGACCATCGAGCCCACCAGCCGGTAAATCTTCTGGTTATACAGCTCGTACAGCTCGCGGAAAGCGCCCTGGTCACCACCCAGCGCGCGTTCGACCAGCCGCATGTCGTCCTGCCGGCTTTCGCTGCCGGGATCGCTGCCCACTAGCTAC of Candidatus Glassbacteria bacterium contains these proteins:
- a CDS encoding sigma-70 family RNA polymerase sigma factor; this encodes MGSDPGSESRQDDMRLVERALGGDQGAFRELYELYNQKIYRLVGSMVGQVEDVHDIVQEAFVRVFRSLKSFKAQSSFYTWLYRIAINVTTDYRRKQARRRQRLTERPLEEVDQGASQITAPASENPENELYRRELASLVDKALGTLSDEHRRVLVLREINGLSYQEIAEVTETTIGTVMSRIHYGRGKLAETLRKWDAIELGNR